The sequence below is a genomic window from Brevibacillus agri.
GGCACTCGCAGAAATGATGAAATCGCTCGGAGGATCACCATGACGCAGATGAGGTTCCTTTACCCCGTAGACCTGCAGTTTTTTAGCGGCGAAAAAACGGAGAAGGCGACTCCCAAGAAAAAGGAGGATGCCCGAAAAAAGGGGCAGGTGGCGAAAAGCCAGGATCTCTCTCCTTCCATCGTATTGACTTCGTTCTTTTTTTTGCTGATGATGCTCGGGCCTTCCATGCTCAGTACGTTCCAGAACCTGATGCGAGAAGCGCTTATCACGTTTACGAGCTGGCAGTTGAACGAAGAGAATCTGAAAGTCATCGTCATGTCGATGGCCTTCGAGGCGCTGAAAATCGTGGGCCCTGTACTGGGGCTGGCCTTTCTGGTCGCCTTCGCCGTCAATTACATGCAGGTGGGCTGGATGATTAGTACGGAGCCGCTGCAGATGAAGCTGGAGAAGCTGGACCCGATCAAAGGAGCCAAACGCATTTTCTCCATGCGCTCCCTCGTCGAATTGCTGAAATCGCTATTGAAAATCAGTGCTTGCATGTATGTGGCTTACGTCATTTTATGGAGTGCAAAAGAACAAGTCACCCAGCTTTCCTTGCTCTCGCTGGGGAGCGTCCTGTCTTTTACAGGAACTGAAGTAACCAAACTCGGAATTTACATCGGTTTGCTGCTGTTCATTCTGGCGATTATGGATTACGCCTATCAACGGTATGAACATGAAAAGAATTTGCGGATGTCCAAACAGGACATTAAAGACGAGCACAAGCAGGCGGAAGGGGACCCGCTAATCAAAGGGAAAATTCGCGAGAGGCAGCGGAGCATGGCGCTGCGTCGGATGATGCAAGAGCTGCCGAAAGCGGACGTCATCATTACGAACCCGACCCACTTTGCCGTCGCAATCCGCTACGATGCCAGTGCAATGAGCGCCCCTACGGTAGTGGCAAAAGGCCAGGATTACCTGGCGCTGAAAATCAGAGAGGTGGCCAAGAAGCACCGGATTGTTACGATGGAAAACAAGCCCCTGGCCCGGGCTCTCTATAGTCAGGTTGAAATTGGACAACAAATTCCCGAAGAGATGTTTAAAGCGGTCGCGGAAGTCCTCGCGTACGTCTACAAGCTGCAAGGGAAAGTGAAATAACGAGGAAGGAGGATGAACGGTGGGATTTCGATTCAAGGAAATTGGTACGATTCTATTTGTGATAAGCATTGTTGTCATGATGGTAATCCCACTCCCTTCTGGGCTTCTTGATTTGCTGCTCATTTTGAATATCTCCCTTGCGTTGACCATTTTGCTTGTGTCGATGTACACAAAAGAAACGCTGGAGTTCTCCATTTTTCCGACAGTGCTTTTGATTACGACGTTGTTTCGGCTCGCTTTGAACGTGTCCACGACGCGGAACATTTTGTCGCATGGGGAAGGCGGACAAGTGATCGAGACGTTTGGCAGCTTTGTCGTCGGTGGGAACCAGGTAGTCGGATTCGTCGTGTTTCTGATTCTGATCGTCATTCAGTTCATCGTCATTACAAAAGGCTCCGAGCGTGTCGCAGAAGTAGCCGCACGCTTTACGCTCGACGCGATGCCAGGGAAGCAAATGAGTATCGACGCGGACTTGAATGCAGGGATGATTACAGAAGCAGAAGCGCGTGTACGGAGAAAAAAGATCGAAAATGAGGCAGACTTTTACGGGGCCATGGATGGTGCCAGCAAATTCGTCAAAGGGGACGCCATCGCAGGAATTATCATCTTTATTGTGAACATCATCGGCGGATTCATCATCGGGATGCTTGTTCATGGCTTCAGCTTTCAAGAATCTGCTTCCCGTTTTACCACCATGTCGGTCGGGGATGCACTCGTCAGCCAGATTCCTGCGCTGCTCATCTCGACCGCAGCCGGGATCATCGTCACTCGCTCCACCTCCGGGGAAGGGCTGGGCGACGACATCGCCCGGCAAATGTTCTCCTTTCCGCGCCTTTTGTACATCGTAGCTGGCTGCATGCTGCTGCTTGGCCTGTTCACCCCAATCGGGCTGCTGCCTGTTTTGCCGGTGTCCGGGATCATGGGTTACGCAGCGTGGCGGATGGACAAGAAGCAGAAGATCGAGATTCAGGAATCGGCAGACAAGGTGGAGGAGCAGCAAATCGAAGAAGTGCGCAGTCCGGAAAGCGTGGTCAACCTTTTGCAAGTGGACCCGATCGAGTTCGAATTTGGCTACGGCCTGATTCCGCTCGCTGACGTAAAGCAAGGCGGGGACCTGCTGGATCGCGTCATCATGATTCGCAGACAGATCGCGCTGGAAATGGGGATCGTCGTTCCCGTCATCCGCATCCGCGACAATATTCAGTTGCGGCCAAACGAATACATGATAAAAATCAAAGGCAACCAGGTCGCCAAAGGGGAAATTCTGCTCGATCACTACCTCGCCATGAGCCCTGGAATTGACGATGATTCCATTGTCGGGATCGAAACAGTAGAGCCTGCGTTTGGATTGCCTGCATTATGGGTAACAGAAGAAAATAAGGAGATTGCCGAGCTGTCTGGCTACACGGTAGTCGATCCGCCGTCTGTCGTAGCGACGCATCTCACAGAAGTGGTCAAGCGCCACGCGCATGAGCTGCTCGGCCGACAAGAAACGCGGGCGCTTATCGACAACGTGCGAGAAGTGGCCCCGGTACTGGTGGACGAGCTCATTCCAGGACTTTTGTCGATTGGCGATGTGCAAAAAGTACTGCAGAAGCTGTTGCGTGAAAAAGTGTCGGTTCGCAATCTGCAAGTCATTCTCGAAGCGTTGGCGGACCACGCCATGTTTACAAAAGACCCGGAAGTGCTGACCGAGTACGTAAGACAGGCGATGTCCAGACAGATTACGCTGCAGTTTACAGAGCCCGGACAGCCTTTGCGGGTGCTGACAGCAGGCGCCGGCTTGGAAAAAGCAATCTCCGAGCGGGTGGAACAGTCTGAGCAGGGAAGCTACCTGGCGATGGACCCAGAGACGTCGCAACGGATCTTCCAAAGCATGTCGGCGGAAGTGAGCAAAATGATTAACTCCGGCCAGCAGCCGATCATCCTCTCGTCACCGGCCATTCGCATGTACCTGCGTCAGTTGGTGGAGCGAATGATGCCTGATATTCCTGTATTGTCGTACAGCGAGCTAGAGCCAAATGTTGAAGTGCAAAGCGTAGGGATGGTGAACATTTCGTGAGGGTAAAACGTTACATTGTCGATTCGATGCCAGAGGCGATGGAAAAAATCAGGCTCGATCTGGGAATAGACGCAGTCATCCTGAACTCCAAATCGATCAAGACAGGCGGATTGTTCGGTATGTTTGGCAAACAGAAAATCGAAGTAATCGCTGCTGTCGATGAAAAGGCAACGGAACGCGAGAGTGCTCCGGTCGCGGATGAGCATCGGTCGAAGGACGTTTTCTCCACTGGGCAGACGGGTACCTACACGGCTCAGCAAGCTTATCGCAGAGCCAACCAGGCAAAAGAAGCCGCTGAGCGAGCGATGCCGCAACGAAGCGAGCCAAGGACGCCGGACAATCCGGCATCTGCCCCGGCTGCTGTGGCGACGCGCACGGAGGCGGCACAGCCGGCCAGCCGGCAGAGGGAAGTTGCGGTCAAAGAAGCTCCCGCCGAGCAGGCAAAGGAAAGCGCGGCAGCTCCCAGCAGCACGACGCACGATGCCCTCGCGAACGAAGTCCGCGACATGCGGCAAATGTTCCAGAAGCTGTTGGTCAACGATCTCAGCCAGCAACTGCCGCCCGCCGTGCAGGAAGTACGCAGCCGGCTGGTCAGGCAGGAGACGGCGGAAGAGGTGACGGCGGAAATCATCCGCAAGCTGATGGAGCAGGCGCAACCTCAGGGCGGATGGAGCGAGGAAACGGCTTTTCGCGAGACGCGCAAGATCATTGCGTCGATGCTTGCGCCCTACGCACCGAAGTCAGCAGGCATCCCGCGAAATGTCCAGTTCGCCTTCTTTTTCGGGCCTACGGGCGTAGGCAAGACGACCACGATCGCCAAGCTGGCAGCCAGCAGCATGCTGAAGGAAAAGCGCCGGATCGGGTTTATTACCGCAGATACGTACCGGATGGCAGCCGTGGAGCAGTTGAAGACGTACGCCAACATCTTGAATGTGCCGCTGGAGGTTGTGTTTTCTCCGAAAGAAATGGCCCCGGCTATGGAGCGTCTCAGCGACTGCGATCTCATTTTTGTCGACACGGCTGGCCGCAATTTCCGCAACGATGAATACGTGCAAGGGATTCGCGAGCTGGTCGAGCATGGGAAGAACAGCGTGAATTACCTCGTGCTGAGTCTCGGCTCGAAGTACAACGACATGAAAACCATCGTGGAAAACTTTGCGGAGGTCCCTGCCAAGCAGGTCATTTTCACCAAGGCAGACGAGACGAACAGCTACGGCTCGATCTTGAACATTTGCTATGAGAGCAAGCTTGCCCTCTCTTACTTCACGACGGGACAAAACGTGCCAGACGATATCGTGGCAGCCTCACCAGAGCTTGCGGCGACGATGATTATGGGAGATTGACTTAGATGAGAGACCAAGCAGAACAACTTCGCGTGCGCATGCAGCAATCCGGCGCAAGAGAAAAAACGACCCGGCTGGTGACCGTGACCAGTGGAAAAGGCGGGGTTGGCAAGTCCAATTTCAGCTTGAATTTTGGGCTTGGATTGCTCGAACGGGGCCATAAAGCAGTCTTGTTCGACGTCGATCTCGGCCTTGCCAACCTCGATGTGTTGATGGGGATTACGCCGAAGAAGCACCTGTTCCACTTGCTTGAGCCGGACACTGATGTTTGGGAAATCATTGAGCGAGGGCCCGGGGGACTGGAATTTATTGCGGGCGGGTCTGGATTTACCCAGATCATGCAACTGGACGAGCCGAAGCTGGATCGGCTGTTTTCCCGCCTGAATCCGTTGCAGGGCTATGCGGATACGATCATTTTTGATACGGGAGCGGGTTTGTCGAAGGAGTCGTTGCGCTTCATGCTCTCGTCGGATGAAGTCATCCTGGTGACAACGCCGGAGCCGCCCGCGATTACGGACGCTTACGCCGTGATTAAAATGCTCCACGCCCGCAACCCTGCGGTTGTCATCCGCCTGGTCATCAATCGCGTCTCCTCGGAGAGAGAAGGCAAGATGACGGCCGACAAGCTGGCGATGGTCGCCAAGCGGTTTCTGGACATGGACATCCAGTCGCTTGGACATGTTTCTGACGATCCTCACGTATCAAAGGCTGTGAAGCAACAGCGTCCTTTTCTACTTACATATCCGCAATCGCAAGCCGCAAAAAGCATTCGGAATCTGGTAGCCCGGTATTTGGAGACTCCAGCCGATGCAGATGCAATGACGAGCGGGCTGAAAGGTTTTCTTGCGAGGCTGAAACACTTCATACGATAAGGCAAACAGGTAGGAAGGGAGTGACATTCGATTGAGCAAAATTCGAGTTCTGGTCACAGATGATTCTGCATTCATGCGTAAAGTTATTAGCGACATTTTATCAGGCGATCCCGAGATTGAAGTGATTGATCGAGCAAAGAATGGACTCGAATGTATCGAAAAGTGCAAACAACTCAGTCCGGATGTCCTCACACTGGACATCGAGATGCCGATCATGAACGGCCTGGAAGCATTGGAAAAGCTCATGGCAGACTGTCCGGTGCCAGTGGTTATGCTGAGCAGCCTGACACGCGAGGGAGCAGAGGCGACGATTCAGGCTTTGGAACTGGGTGCCTTTGACTTTATTACGAAGCCGTCTGGCCCGATTTCACTCGATATTCACAAAGTCGCGGATCGGCTGATCGAGCGGGTCAAAGCGGCGGTGGTAGCGAAAGGCCACATGCGCCGGACGCTGCGACCGAGCAGACCTGCCGCGCCAGAGCCAATGCGGCCAAGTCCGGCTTCTGCCACCGCTCCGGTGCGAACGGCACAGCCGCCTGTCCTGAACGCTTTGCCGCGACTGCAAAGCAGCGGAAAAGCAAGACTGGTCGTGCTGGGAACGTCGACAGGCGGCCCCAAGGCGCTGCAAAACGTCCTGACCGCAATCCCGGCTGGCTTCCCGGCACCGATCGCGATTGTGCAGCACATGCCGGCTGGTTTTACGAAATCGCTGGCGCAAAGGCTCGACTCCCTATGCCACATACGTGTGACGGAAGTAACGGACGGGGAATGGCTTGAGCCGGGCACAGCCTATATTGCACCAGGCGGGTATCACTTTGAGGTGCACCAGGCGAATGGAAAGCTGCAGGCCCACCTGCACCAGCAAGAGCCGCGGGGAGGTCACAGACCTTCTGTCGACGTCCTTTTTGAATCCGCCAGTCGATTGACAAATGTAGACAAATGGGCAATTATCATGACAGGCATGGGAAATGATGGGACCAAAGGTCTAAAGCAGATGAAGGAGCTTGGACCTGTTACCAGTATTATCGAAGACGAGTCGAGTTGTGTCGTATTCGGGATGCCACGAGCGGCGATCCAGGCAGGACTGGCAGATCATGTGGCCCCATTAGAAAAAATTCCAGAGCTGTTGTGCAAGCTCTTGCACTGATTTTGGGAGGTGGATCACCGATGGATATGAATCAGTATTTGGACATGTTTATTGAGGAGTCAAAAGAACACCTGCAAGCAATCAACGCCAATTTGTTGCTGTTGGAAAGTGATCCGGGAAACATTGCGCACGTCAAGGAAATTTTTCGTTCGGCGCACACCTTGAAAGGGATGTCGGCGACCATGGGCTTCGAAGATATGGCCAGCCTGACGCACGAAGCGGAAAACGTGCTCGATCTGATTCGCAACCAGAAGCTGACGATCACCAGTGACATCATGGATGTCATCTTTCAAAGCGTGGATCTGATCGAAAGCATGGTGATCGATATTACAGAAGGCGGAGACGGCTCGGCCGACGTATCGGGTCCGGTGAAAAAGCTGAGGGCGATTGTCTCCGGCGATTATTCCGCCGAACAGGAAGTGGCGGCGGCTGCGACAGCCGTAGCGGAAGAGGAAGCAGTCGAGGCGGCGCAAGCGGAAGGCACGCCTGCCGAGGACCACGACCTGGACGACTACGCGCTGATGGTGCTGAAGCAGTCCAAGGAGCTCGGCAACAACGTGATGTGGATCAAGGTCACGCTGAATGAGAACTGCCTGCTGAAAGCGGCGCGCGCCTACATGGTGTTCGACCAGTTGGAATCGATGGGGGAAGTCATCAAGACGAAGCCGTCGGTCGAGGATATCGAAAACGAGTGCTTCGAGCGATCTTTCGAGATCGCCTACGTCACCATGCAGTCTGCGGAAAAAGTCCGCAGCACGATTCTCAACATTTCGGAGATACAGGACGTTGCGATTGATCCGATTCAATTGAAAAAAGAAGCGCCACCAACTCCTGTAGTGACGGAAGCAGCCGCACCTGTGGAGAAAAAAGCGCCGGACAATGCCCAGGCAGCCGCTGCCAAGAAAGCGACCGCTGGCGGCAAAACGATCCGCGTCGACATCGACCGCCTGGACATTTTGATGAACCTGTTCAGCGAGCTGGTAATCGACCGCGGACGTCTGGAGCAGTTGGCTCGCGAGATCGGCAAAAGCGAGCTGCAGGAAACGGTGGAGCATATGAGCCGCATCAGCGGAGATTTGCAAAACATCATCCTGACGATGCGCATGGTTCCCGTCGAGCAAGTCTTCAATCGCTTCCCGCGCATGATTCGCGATTTGCAGAAGGAGCTACATAAAAAAGTGAATCTGGAAATCATCGGGGCGGAGACAGAGCTGGATCGCACCGTCATCGACGAGATCGGGGACCCGCTCAACCACTTGTTGCGCAACTCGCTCGACCACGGGATCGAATCGCCGGCAGATCGGAAAATGGCCGGAAAGCCGGAAGAAGGAACGATCGTACTGCGCGCGTTCCACAGCGGCAACCACGTCTTTATCGAAGTGAAAGACGACGGCGCAGGCATCAACAAGGAAAAAGTGCTGAAAAAAGCGATTGAACGGGGCATTGTGAATCCGGCCAACGCAGATAGCATGTCGGATAAGCAAATTCACGAACTGTTGTTCGCAGCGGGTTTTAGTACCGCTGAAGTGGTCTCGGATATTTCCGGCCGCGGCGTAGGGCTGGATGTCGTCAAATCCAAGATCGAATCGCTCGGCGGCAGCGTCGGTGTCGAATCTGTTCGCGGACAAGGAACGACTTTCCTGATCCAGCTCCCGCTGACGCTCTCGATCATTTCTGCGATGCTTGTGCAGGTAAAAGACGAGAAGTACGCGGTGCCGCTTTCCTCGATTATTGAAACGGCTGTGTTCAAGAAAGACCAGATCATGATGGCTCATCGCCAAAAGGTGATCGACTTCAGGGGACGCGTTGTTCCGCTCGTTTCCTTGCAGGACATTTTCCAGGTGCCGGACAACGGGGCGGACAAAGACGATGAAGTAGCGGTTGTCATCGTCCGCAAAGGGGAAAAAATGGCCGGCCTTGTGGTCGATTCCTTTATCGGCCAGCAGGAAATCGTCCTCAAATCACTTGGCAAGTACCTGGTCAACGTCTTTGCCATTTCGGGTGCAACGATCCTGGGAGACGGCCAAGTCGCTCTCATCATTGATTGCAACGCACTGATTAAGTAGAGGGAGGGGCAGCCACATGCTCGATCAAAAAGAAATCGTAAGCGAAGTCAAAGTGATTGTGTTTCGGTTGAAGGACGAAGAGTACGGGGTAGAAGTCAATCAAGTAAAATCGATCGAAAAGCTGGAGCACATCACCCGTGTTCCACGCACGCCCCAGTTCGTCAAAGGAGTTATCAACCTGCGCGGAGTAGTCACCCCGATCATTGACCTTCGCAACCGGTTCGGGCTGGAGGAAAGCCTCTATTCCGAATCGACCCGCATCATCATCGTCGCGGTAGGCGAACTGGAAGTCGGCTTGATTGTGGATGCTGCCAACGATGTCATCGACATCCCGGTCAATGCGATTGAGCCGCCGCCAGAAGTTGTAGGCGGGGTTGAAGCCGCTTATCTGCGCGGAGTAGCGAAGCTGGACAAACGACTGTTGATTTTGTTGAATCTCGATAAAGTATTGAGCACAGAGGAAATCAAACAACTGGACTCAATTGAGGGGTAAGAAAGATGGCCTATTTCACAAAGTTTGGGGATTTCCAATTTGATGTGCTGCGGGAAATCGGGAACATCGGTGCAGGACATGCTGCAACGGCTCTCTCCAAGCTGATGCAAAAAGAGATCGACATGAAAGTGCCTCAGGTCAGCATCATACCGTTTGACGAAGTGGCGGATTGTGTCGGTGGCGCGGAAGCGGTTGTCGTTACCGTCTTTTTACGAGTTGAAGGCGATTGTCCAGGAAACATGTTTTTCATTCTCGACCTGGACTCTGCGAGACATCTGCTGGAACAAATTACGGGGATCAACAAGGATGTTTATGATTGGGAAGAGCTGGAAATTTCGGCTCTTCACGAGATCGGCAATATTTTGACTGGGTCCTATCTCTCCTCACTGGCAGATTTCACACAGCTCAACCTGCAGCCTTCTGTACCTGCGCTCGCTGTGGATATGGCTGGAGCGATTCTCAGCTACGGATTAATAGCGTTGGGTCAAGCGGGTGACTTTGCCCTCACGATTGACACAGCTTTTTTTGAAGGCAATGAAAAAGTCAAAGGGAACTTTTTCCTTATCCCTGATCCTGAATCGCTTCCTATTCTATTTCGTTCATTAGGGGTTCCGTTCGATGGAGATTATTAAGATAGGTATGGCCGACCTCGGTGTGGCAAAGCCACCGAGCAAGCTACGAACCACAGGTCTGGGTTCTTGCGTAGGGGTTGTCCTCTACGATCATATCCATAAAATTGCAGGGATGGCACACGTTATGCTTCCGGAGTCTTCGCTGGCCAAAAGCGGGGAGGTGACGATCGGGAAGTACGCCGATACAGCGATTCCCCATCTGATCGAGTTGATGGAAAAAGCAGGTGCCCAAACCCGGAATATCGTCGCCAAAATCGCGGGTGGAGCACAGATGTTTGCCTTTCTCGGAAGCAGCGACACCATGCGGATTGGGCCTAGAAATGTCGAGGCTTGCAAACAGGCTTTGAAGGAAGCTCACATTAGAATCGTGGCAGAAGATACAGGGGGAAACTGCGGTCGGACAATAGAGATGGATGCCACCAGTGGGGTTCTTCAAATCCGTACGGTAAATCAAGGTGTGAAGGAAGTATAAGAATGTTGGGAACCATTTGGATAAATGCAGGCATGGGGTTGCTCGCTTTTGTCATCACATTTTGCACGGCACTTGCGAGTAATGTCTGGCTTGTCTCTCTGGAGCGGGCCGTCATTGCTCTGGTGATATTCTTCCTTGCCGCTTTTCCGATCCGCTTTGTTCTGGCTCTCGTCACCGAGACACCAGGCCAGTCCGTGACAGCAGAAGGACCAGAGGAGTCAACCGCTCCTCTGGCTGAAGGCGGGACAGAGGCGAAGCCGACAGAACAAACGGGTGAGACGGCGGCAGAGGAAGCATTTTCTCCGCTCTCCTTCACCAAGCTGGAGGCGGTACCTCCTACTGAGGATCCAGCCACCGTTGCAGAGGTCGTTAGGCGCTTAACAGATGAGTAAAGGTTGGTGACTATTCGTGGCACGGCTAACCAGTCAAGAAAAAGCAAAAGAGTTCGATAAATGGGTCATGTGGAAGCAAGAGGGCAGTCGCGAAGCGGAAGTTGATCTCATCACCAAGTTTTTGCCGCTGGTGGACAAGGTGGCAAATCGGCTGGCCATCAATTTGCCGGCTAACGTGGACAAGGATGACTTAATCAGCTACGGACGATTTGGGTTGCTGGACGCTTTGGCCAAATTCGATCATACGCGGGGACTGCAATTCGAGACATATGCTATGTGGCGCATTCGCGGAGCCATGATTGACGGCCTGCGTGAAAATGACTGGATCCCTCGCACCGTTCGGGACAAGGCCAAAAAAATCGAAGAAGCGTACACCACCTTGGAGCAGAAAATGCTGCGAATGCCAACCGATCAGGAAGTTTCCGAATATCTCGGAATAAGCGAAAAAGATCTGCAGCAGGTGTTTCTGGAAACCTCTTTGGCCAGCATGGTTTCCATTGACGAGGCAGTAGGGGAAGAGGACGAGCAGAAGACCGCAAGACATTCCTACATCGTGGACGAGCTGACTCCGCGACCGGAAACGGTAGCAGAAGTCGGCAGCTTGAAAGAAGTGCTAGTAGGTGTAATCGACAAGCTTCCAGAGAAGGAAAGACTCGTCGTCTCCCTGTTTTACTTCGAGGAGATGACGCTGTCCGAAATCGCTGAAATCATGAGCTTGTCACCTTCACGGATCTCCCAGCTTCATTCGAAGGCTCTTTTCCGGCTTCGTTCCGCCTTGTCGAGATGGAAGTCGCAATTGATGTAAACGTAATGTACCCAAGCTTGAGAGGGGTAGAATGTATGGAAGGGATCGGGAATTATAGACTAGAGGTAAAAATCTCAGCAGATAAACTAGAGGCAGAAATCTTTCTGAAAGTCGGGGAAGAAGACCTCGAAAGCATCGTGCTCAAGGAATCGGACGTCTACAACGCGCTGCAAACGAGCAAAGTGAAGGCGGGCATCCTCGAAGAAGTTGTGCAGGAGCTGTGTGCAATCCCTGCGAAGTATGCAAACGCCCGCGTCACGATTGCGCGCGGAGTCGCTCCAGTTGACGGAACCGATGCTTTTATCGAGTATCCGTATTTGGCAACTGTTTCCGATGAGGAAGGGCCAAAAGAACTGGAAGATGGCCGAGTCGATTTTTATAATATAACCAGCATACCGAATGTAGTAAAAGGACAGCTCTTAGCCCGCAAAATTCCAGCTACCCCTGGAACCCCGGGGACAGCAGTTACCGGAGAGCCCATCGCTCCCAAAGCAGGCAAGGAAATCAACATCAAGCCCGGCAAAAATGTCGTGCACAACCAGGAGCGTACGATGCTTTACGCTGCCATTGATGGACAAGTTTCCTTTACCGACCAGGACAAACTGAACGTCTTTCCCGTTTTTGAAGTGAACGGGGATGTCGATTTTGGTGTAGGCAACATTGACTTTGTGGGAACGGTGGTCATTCGCGGGAACGTATTGAACGGATTTCGGGTCAAGGCATCTGGCGATATCCGCGTGTTGGGAAGCGTGGAAGGAGCCGAACTGTACGCGGACGGGTCGATTGAGATTAAAAGCGGCATCGTGGCGCAGGACAAAGGCATGATCGTCGCAGGGAAGGACATCCGCACGTCGTTTATCCAAAATGCGAATGTGACGGCGGGCCATCAGGTGATCGTGTCGCAGAGCATCATGTTTTCCACCGTGCGGGCAGGAAAGCAAATCATTTGCAAAGGCCCGAAAGGCATTATTATCGGGGGCGTCCTGCAGGCGGGAGAAAAAATTGCCGCCCGGGTGTTCGGCAACAACAGCGCAACCCCTACCGTTTTGGAGGTAGGCGTGAAGCCGGAACTGCGCCAGGAACTGGCCAACATTCAAAAAGATTTGCAGAATGTGTATGAAAATTTACGCAAAACGGATCAGGGCCTGGGTGTGCTCAATCAAATTTTGCACTCAGGCAAGGAGCTTACAACCGAAAAGCGGATCATGCAAATCAAGCTGACCAATACGCGACTGGTTTTGGAAAAGGAATGCAAGGAGCTTGAAGCCCGGAAAAAGGAGCTGGAAATCGAGCTAAAAGGCGAAGGCCCCGCCGCCGTAGAGGTGTACCAAGTTATGTATCCGGGGATCAAGCTGACATTCGGCAAGCTCGTGCATTTTATCAAGCATGAGTACGCCCGGACGCGCTTTATCGTCCTCGATGGGGAAATCAGTACCGCAACCCTCATCTAAAAGCCGAGTTTGATTCCGCAGGCGAGGAAGGGAGTTGAGCTGTATGAGTTTGAAAGCGGTTGAATTGCAAGTGGCGCTGCCACGCACGTTAGAGGTCAGCCGGATTCAGGAGCACCAGCTACAACGGTCCATGCATGAAACACAGTCGATGATCGATCAGCGCAAAGATTTGGACGCGCACATGCGCCAGCGTCCGGCGAACGTCGATGAAACGCAAAAAAATCAGATTCGCGAGAGGGAGCAGGGACAGCAGCAGAAGCAGGAGGACCCAGCGCACAGCGCATCTGCCGAAGCAAAGAATGCCGCAGCAAAAGAGCACAGCTCCCCTTCCTCTGTCTCCATGCGAGATCCCATGCGCGGGCGCTTTATTGATATTTCCTTATAAAAGGAACAAAGTAAGACAAGCCAGAAGCAAAGGTGGCCAACATGGACCAAGTGTATCTCATCTTGATTGGAGCGGGAATCATCATCATGCTGCTTGCTTTTTTCCTGCAAAGAAAGACGCCGGATGATGCTGCCGCCATACCGACACAGCGACTGACAGACAAGGCAGAAACTGAAAAAAGCCTGCAACGGTTAAGCAAGCAGTTCAAGCAGGAAACCGCCCTTCTTTCTGCCGAATGGCAAGAAACAAGGGCTGATTTGCTTCACGAAATCGATCTGTTGAAAAAGCGGGTCGAGCAACTGGAGCAGCAATGGAACGAAAGAGCTGCCCATGCGCAAGTGGCCGCCTCCGCCGAGCAGGGGCAAGCGAATGGCGCGCAACCTGCGGCGGAGGATGTCGATATGCTGGCTTTGCGCGAGCGCTATCGGCGCGTGTTCGAGTTGAGCCGGGAAGGGCTCTCTCCTGACGAGATCGCCAAGCGGCTGGGCGCAGGCCGCGGGGAAATCGACCTCATTTTCGCGCTGGCGCAAAGGAACGAGCGAGGTTTTGCCGATGCGTAAACGCGAGCTGTTATTCGGATTTGGCGCAGGCTTGCTCGTGGCTGCTTCGATCATCGGTCTGGTCGCACCGAAAAGCGAAGCGCCACCGGCAG
It includes:
- a CDS encoding FliA/WhiG family RNA polymerase sigma factor encodes the protein MARLTSQEKAKEFDKWVMWKQEGSREAEVDLITKFLPLVDKVANRLAINLPANVDKDDLISYGRFGLLDALAKFDHTRGLQFETYAMWRIRGAMIDGLRENDWIPRTVRDKAKKIEEAYTTLEQKMLRMPTDQEVSEYLGISEKDLQQVFLETSLASMVSIDEAVGEEDEQKTARHSYIVDELTPRPETVAEVGSLKEVLVGVIDKLPEKERLVVSLFYFEEMTLSEIAEIMSLSPSRISQLHSKALFRLRSALSRWKSQLM
- a CDS encoding chemotaxis protein CheW, whose amino-acid sequence is MLDQKEIVSEVKVIVFRLKDEEYGVEVNQVKSIEKLEHITRVPRTPQFVKGVINLRGVVTPIIDLRNRFGLEESLYSESTRIIIVAVGELEVGLIVDAANDVIDIPVNAIEPPPEVVGGVEAAYLRGVAKLDKRLLILLNLDKVLSTEEIKQLDSIEG
- a CDS encoding protein-glutamate methylesterase/protein-glutamine glutaminase, with amino-acid sequence MSKIRVLVTDDSAFMRKVISDILSGDPEIEVIDRAKNGLECIEKCKQLSPDVLTLDIEMPIMNGLEALEKLMADCPVPVVMLSSLTREGAEATIQALELGAFDFITKPSGPISLDIHKVADRLIERVKAAVVAKGHMRRTLRPSRPAAPEPMRPSPASATAPVRTAQPPVLNALPRLQSSGKARLVVLGTSTGGPKALQNVLTAIPAGFPAPIAIVQHMPAGFTKSLAQRLDSLCHIRVTEVTDGEWLEPGTAYIAPGGYHFEVHQANGKLQAHLHQQEPRGGHRPSVDVLFESASRLTNVDKWAIIMTGMGNDGTKGLKQMKELGPVTSIIEDESSCVVFGMPRAAIQAGLADHVAPLEKIPELLCKLLH
- a CDS encoding chemotaxis protein CheA, whose translation is MDMNQYLDMFIEESKEHLQAINANLLLLESDPGNIAHVKEIFRSAHTLKGMSATMGFEDMASLTHEAENVLDLIRNQKLTITSDIMDVIFQSVDLIESMVIDITEGGDGSADVSGPVKKLRAIVSGDYSAEQEVAAAATAVAEEEAVEAAQAEGTPAEDHDLDDYALMVLKQSKELGNNVMWIKVTLNENCLLKAARAYMVFDQLESMGEVIKTKPSVEDIENECFERSFEIAYVTMQSAEKVRSTILNISEIQDVAIDPIQLKKEAPPTPVVTEAAAPVEKKAPDNAQAAAAKKATAGGKTIRVDIDRLDILMNLFSELVIDRGRLEQLAREIGKSELQETVEHMSRISGDLQNIILTMRMVPVEQVFNRFPRMIRDLQKELHKKVNLEIIGAETELDRTVIDEIGDPLNHLLRNSLDHGIESPADRKMAGKPEEGTIVLRAFHSGNHVFIEVKDDGAGINKEKVLKKAIERGIVNPANADSMSDKQIHELLFAAGFSTAEVVSDISGRGVGLDVVKSKIESLGGSVGVESVRGQGTTFLIQLPLTLSIISAMLVQVKDEKYAVPLSSIIETAVFKKDQIMMAHRQKVIDFRGRVVPLVSLQDIFQVPDNGADKDDEVAVVIVRKGEKMAGLVVDSFIGQQEIVLKSLGKYLVNVFAISGATILGDGQVALIIDCNALIK
- a CDS encoding chemotaxis protein CheD, giving the protein MEIIKIGMADLGVAKPPSKLRTTGLGSCVGVVLYDHIHKIAGMAHVMLPESSLAKSGEVTIGKYADTAIPHLIELMEKAGAQTRNIVAKIAGGAQMFAFLGSSDTMRIGPRNVEACKQALKEAHIRIVAEDTGGNCGRTIEMDATSGVLQIRTVNQGVKEV
- a CDS encoding chemotaxis protein CheC: MAYFTKFGDFQFDVLREIGNIGAGHAATALSKLMQKEIDMKVPQVSIIPFDEVADCVGGAEAVVVTVFLRVEGDCPGNMFFILDLDSARHLLEQITGINKDVYDWEELEISALHEIGNILTGSYLSSLADFTQLNLQPSVPALAVDMAGAILSYGLIALGQAGDFALTIDTAFFEGNEKVKGNFFLIPDPESLPILFRSLGVPFDGDY